One Citricoccus sp. K5 DNA window includes the following coding sequences:
- a CDS encoding MFS transporter produces the protein MPAPRPGSRATEAQIALAISGIGIGKLIGPVVAGFLSDRLGRRPMIMTSLAMNVVFFVGMAFSTNYVIGFILSLWFGIANAFLDSGAYPALMESFPRKAGSANLLVKAAIAIGQLLLPILVAGGLFWQTSFYGAAALLALILVAMFFVKFPDREQAPQKSEGQSPAPAGSVPGAKLSVEGVALVIFGFTSTGAFWLAQQSLPGMGQNLAGMSSSEASRLVSVYAIGSLLGVFVNAALVARWVRPTTLLIINPIMTTIAYVLLLTSENPVLYSISAFMVGYFAAGGLFQLTVVVLAEFFPANKGVVTSAIGFASGLAAFVLPFLTSVILGDATGEALRGPYQTVVWLGIVVSVASALLGLLVRFRHRAVFSAPVATAAEVTAGR, from the coding sequence CTGCCTGCCCCTCGCCCTGGGTCCCGCGCCACGGAGGCCCAGATCGCCCTCGCCATCTCGGGCATCGGCATCGGCAAGCTCATCGGCCCGGTCGTCGCCGGCTTCCTGTCCGACCGGCTGGGCCGGCGGCCGATGATCATGACCTCTCTGGCGATGAACGTCGTGTTCTTCGTGGGCATGGCCTTCAGCACGAACTACGTGATCGGCTTCATCCTGTCCCTGTGGTTCGGCATCGCCAACGCCTTCCTGGACTCCGGCGCCTATCCGGCCCTCATGGAATCGTTCCCGCGGAAGGCGGGTTCAGCCAATCTCCTGGTCAAGGCGGCCATCGCCATCGGACAACTCCTGCTGCCGATCCTCGTGGCGGGCGGGCTCTTCTGGCAGACGTCCTTCTATGGCGCGGCCGCCCTCCTGGCCCTGATCCTCGTCGCCATGTTCTTCGTGAAGTTCCCGGACCGTGAGCAGGCACCGCAGAAGAGTGAGGGCCAGAGCCCCGCACCGGCCGGCTCCGTCCCCGGTGCCAAGCTGTCCGTGGAGGGCGTGGCCCTGGTGATCTTCGGATTCACCTCCACCGGCGCGTTCTGGTTGGCCCAGCAGTCGCTGCCCGGCATGGGTCAGAACCTGGCCGGAATGTCCTCCTCAGAGGCTTCCCGCCTGGTCTCCGTCTACGCGATCGGCTCCCTGCTCGGCGTCTTCGTCAACGCCGCCCTCGTGGCCCGTTGGGTCAGGCCCACCACCCTGCTGATCATCAACCCGATCATGACCACGATCGCCTACGTGCTCCTGCTGACCTCGGAGAATCCCGTCCTCTACAGCATCAGCGCGTTCATGGTCGGCTACTTCGCCGCCGGCGGGCTCTTCCAGTTGACCGTGGTGGTCCTCGCCGAGTTCTTCCCGGCCAACAAGGGCGTGGTGACTTCTGCCATCGGCTTCGCGTCCGGCCTGGCGGCGTTCGTGTTGCCGTTCCTGACCAGTGTCATCCTCGGCGATGCCACTGGAGAGGCTCTCCGCGGCCCCTACCAGACCGTGGTCTGGCTCGGCATCGTCGTCTCCGTGGCCTCCGCGCTCCTGGGGCTACTCGTCCGGTTCCGCCACCGGGCCGTCTTCAGTGCCCCCGTGGCCACCGCGGCAGAGGTCACGGCCGGCCGCTGA
- the aroQ gene encoding type II 3-dehydroquinate dehydratase, translating into MTPPTIKTVFVLNGPNLNLLGQREPEKYGTSTLDDVRELCEETASGLGLAVEFRQSNHEGVLIDWIQEARASGSGIILNPAGYTTTSIAIMDALLAAELPVIEVHITNIHRREEFRHHSYVSKVAEAVIAGAGVHGYRLALEHLARLL; encoded by the coding sequence ATGACCCCGCCCACCATCAAGACCGTCTTCGTGCTCAACGGCCCCAACCTGAACCTCCTGGGCCAGCGCGAGCCGGAGAAGTACGGCACGTCGACGCTGGACGACGTGCGTGAGCTGTGCGAGGAGACCGCCTCGGGCCTCGGTCTGGCCGTGGAGTTCCGGCAGTCGAATCATGAGGGGGTCCTCATCGACTGGATCCAGGAGGCCCGTGCCTCCGGCAGCGGCATCATCCTGAACCCGGCCGGCTACACCACCACGTCCATTGCCATCATGGACGCCCTGCTGGCCGCCGAACTACCGGTGATCGAGGTCCACATCACCAACATCCACCGGCGCGAGGAGTTCCGCCACCACTCCTACGTCTCCAAGGTGGCCGAGGCGGTCATCGCCGGCGCCGGCGTGCACGGCTACCGGCTGGCACTGGAGCACCTGGCCCGCCTGCTCTAG